A genomic region of bacterium CG_4_10_14_0_2_um_filter_33_32 contains the following coding sequences:
- a CDS encoding hydrolase TatD gives MKFIDTHAHLNFEAFKKDYSDVIEKSFQNEIEAIINIGSRFDNSKEALNIAEKFKGVYAAIGFHPDHLTEIENIQEEVKKFETLADNPKVAAIGEIGLDNYYFRTGINPDTKENRNKAQEIFKSFLSFACSVDLPVIIHSREADKETAAILTEYSKKLSKKGVVHCFTGSLKFAQKVIELGFYIGFTGIITYSKTDDLQKVVKKIPLDKILIETDAPFLAPQACRGQRNEPIYVKEIAKEIASIKNISFEEVANITTKNAKKLFNI, from the coding sequence ATGAAATTTATCGACACACATGCGCATCTTAATTTTGAGGCATTCAAGAAAGATTATTCGGATGTAATAGAAAAGAGCTTTCAAAACGAGATCGAAGCAATAATTAATATTGGTTCTAGATTTGATAATTCTAAAGAAGCTTTAAATATTGCAGAAAAATTTAAGGGGGTTTATGCGGCAATTGGTTTTCATCCGGATCATTTAACTGAGATAGAAAACATTCAAGAAGAAGTCAAAAAATTTGAAACCTTAGCCGATAATCCAAAGGTAGCAGCTATTGGAGAAATAGGCTTGGACAATTATTATTTTAGAACCGGAATAAATCCTGATACTAAAGAAAACAGAAATAAGGCTCAAGAAATTTTTAAGTCATTTTTGAGTTTTGCTTGTAGCGTTGATTTACCTGTAATAATTCATTCTCGTGAAGCAGACAAAGAGACTGCTGCAATATTAACGGAATACAGTAAAAAATTATCTAAAAAAGGGGTAGTTCACTGTTTTACCGGAAGCTTAAAATTTGCCCAAAAAGTAATTGAGTTAGGATTTTATATAGGGTTTACAGGCATTATTACTTATTCTAAAACTGATGATCTACAAAAAGTAGTAAAAAAAATTCCGTTGGATAAAATTCTGATTGAAACAGATGCACCGTTTTTAGCGCCTCAGGCATGTCGGGGGCAAAGAAATGAGCCGATTTATGTAAAAGAGATAGCAAAAGAAATAGCCAGTATCAAAAATATTTCTTTTGAGGAAGTAGCTAACATAACCACCAAAAACGCTAAAAAACTTTTCAATATATAA